In Bradyrhizobium paxllaeri, the genomic stretch ACCCGAATCGATGCGGACGTAAAGGAAAAGGCCACCGCGGTGCGGATTCTGCTAACACGCACGGCTAACAAACGGATGCTTCTGCCGAAGCCCGTGAGCAACAGCCACCAGGTGCAGTTTTGACGTTCAGTACAGGGTGCGCCGGCATTCGGATGAAAGTCACCAGGTGCGGGCGCTTGGCACGACCATCACTTACGATAGCTGGTTCGTGAGAAGGACTGGCGGATACCCGGCTCAATCTCGATTATTCCGAGGTCGATGCGCATTTCTCGCAATGATGCGATACTCGCTCAACTGACTGAGGAAGCACGTTGAATAGGAGCATTTTCTGGTTTCGCCCCGTTTGTTGAAGAAAGACCTTGTTGAGCTACTTCTATGCGTCAGACAATATCTGATTCAGACACACACTCATTGCAGAGAAATTCGATCGAAGCATGTTCAGCCCGGATCGTGCTTGATCAATTCGGCCGCGTGAAGAGCGGCTGGATCAAATCGGTCAAAGGGTTTGAGAAGCGACTGATGAGCTTTGGATCAGAAATCCGATCGATCCATGGCGAATGATCGTCGAATTTTGTCGTGGCTGATGAACGTGTTTCGATAATTGTTGACCTGGATCGTGATCTTCTACTCCGCGCTGTCGACCCGTCGGATGCGGACCCATTAGCTAGAACGAAAGCGGAGTCTCATAGCGATGAGTGCTCGGAGCCTCGCGGTTAAGCTGTGATACGAGATGTTAGCCCAAGATGTTTTTCGATTGCGGCAGTGAGTTCGATACCCTCACCCGGGCGGTCGGAAACAAGGCCGGCTATTCCAAGAAGATCGACCATCTGCTTCAACGCGTCGGCTTGATTGACACACCTCTCCGGAAGCTGCGAACGTCAGACTGTTCGGGCTGAAACGCCTCAACTAGAACCGGCACGGCGCTCGCAGGGTCGCTGTTGCCACATGCGAAGACATCAGCGGCCGCGTAGGACCTCTCAGGCCAAGTATGTAAGGTAATGTGCGATTCAGCCAACAAGGCGATTGCGGAGACGCCATGACCCGGACAAAACTTGTGAACGTGAAGGTGGAGTAATGTCGCTCTCGCGGCACGGGTGGCTTTTCGGATTGCGTCTTCTGCAATGGCCGCATCGTCGAGGTTCTTCGCTCCCCATAGCTCGATGAGCATATGCGTCGCACCGGTGGACACAGCCGGTGGGGTTTCCTTCTCGTTATCATTAGTCATTAAGAACTCCATTGAATTATCGGCCCAGTAAGCTGAGCTATTCGGGATTTAGGTGACGAGGTGATCAGGCGCTTGGTTTGCCGGCGCTTGGATGCCCTCAAATGCCGTCGCTGAATCTGACAACTGCGACGACCTTCGGCGACTGATTTATGCCGTTGAGCCGCCGCCAAGTCCTTGATGCGGCGATCACCAGCTTGAACACCATCGGCCTGGCGGTGGTTAGCGACAAGGAGCCCTTCGTCCGCACCGTCCTGTATCGCCCCGTGGCGAACAAGCTCTCGATGAGATTGGTGGTGGAGCGCAAGTGATCCCAATGTTCGGCAAGAAAATCGTAGAAGGCCAGTAGTGCGTCGCGATCCTTGACCAGGCATTCGATCGCCCGGCCGTACTTGGCCCAATACTTCTCGGGGAAGACGTCGATCGCCGCTTCGGCGGACGCTCGGTTCGCGCCCAACAGACCTCGCGCAAATCCTTCTTCATAGTGGCCTGCGCAGAGAGTGGACCTTGTCCAGGACGTTCACAGTCTTGTGCATCCAGCATCGCTGGTGGCGTGTGCCGGGAAAGACCTCGTCGAGCGCCTTGTGGAAGTCGAGCGCGCCGTCGCCGACATTGGCCACACTCGTTGTTATTGATGACGTCGCCTTGATTGTTTTGCCAAGCCACGCCTCGCTTGAGGTAGGCCAGCGTGTGGCCATGCGCGCCAAAAGCGTAACCGAGGCGACCGGCCGCGGGGACAAGACGTTTGGACTTGCCTTGCAGTTTGCGCTCCGCACAATGCCGGAGATCGCGAGGCAGGTATTTGTGCTGTTGGAGACAGCACCGCTGGGATCGGGTTTGACGCCAAATACCCAGCTATTCTTCTGCCAGTTGCAGCCGATCTGGCCGCCTTCTAGGAACTCAGGAGCATCGAGGAAGCCGCCATAGACTGACGGACCGTAGGGATTACTGAAGAATTTTTGGCCGTTACCAAAGTCGACGTGCCCGCCGATATATCCTCCGGACCAGCTCCACAGGGCCGGTGGCAGTTGTACTGCTGGCTCAAGGTGCGCCGAATTGGCTGCACCGCTTGCGATCAGCGCAATCGTTGTCGCTCCCCAAAAACGAACTCCAGATCGCATCAAACACTCCGCGGCGCTTTCCCGATCCACAACCGAGCGCCTTCAAGCTGGCATCGGTGATGGCACCGCGACTGAAGCAAGCACCGTGCCGCTTGGAAATTGAGGGGCCTCCAGTTACTTCGTACCGGGTCCATGCGTCAGGTTATGGACAATGGTCTTGAAGCTGACAATCGCGCTGTAGCATCCGACACTATGCTGCGCAGCAGGAAACCGCCCTTCTCGCCGCAGGAGTAGAAGGACATTCTTGTTCGCCTGGACAGGCTTTCGATCTAACCTATCGAAGCTCACGCGAAACCGTGAAAGCCGATGGATATCACCGACAAGCGGAGCCGGCCTGGACGCGGGACCCGTCTACCCGCACAGGGAGCGCACCGGCTAGGCCGCGCCTTATCGAAGTTCGGCTGGTTGGGAAGACTCATCACGAGCGATCAATCACGCAACGCCACGCGCAGGAAAGGCTCATCATCCGCGTCTTCCAGCTTACCACGAATACCCGCGTGATAATAACAGTCCGGCTCCGGCTTCGCCGTACTGGTGAGTGGCTTTGCCGCAACACTATTCTGCTTCTGCGCTAGGAAAACGAGTTGCCGAGCATGCGTCTCGTGGAGACTAAGCGAAGGCGCCATCCGCAATACAATTCCGGTTCGCAAAGCCGTATCGGTACACCCTTTCTGGTGGACTGGACGTCGCCTGCCGTTCACAGCAAACCTTTCTGAGCGCGTTTCGTTTGCGCCAAGGTGAACGACTGCGAACATCAACAGACCAAGGACCTGGCGGTGATGGTTCTGCACGCCCGCGCCTCGGCACGCCGCCCATAGCTATCTGATTATGGCCAAGAGCGCCAAAACGCTTGAGCGCGCAACGACTGCCCTTGCGTCTATGCGAACAACGCCGGCCTCGTGGAAAACGGTAACACGTCCCTGTGTTGGCTCTTGCACAATCGATGTTACCGCTTGGTCACCGCGGGCGACCTGTAGCCCGGCGAGCGCCAAGTCCCCGCTTTCATGAGGAGCGCACCAAATGATTGTGCAGGCGCCTACAAATGAAAGAATTCACAAGCCGGAACGCGTCTCTGTACGCGTCTCTGTGCGCGCTTGGTTGAGGGTGCCATGCAGACTATCTCGTGTCCACTACAAGATCTGGTAGATGCCAACGCCAACTTGAGACCCTAGCGTCCAGCCGTGTTCCCCTGCCCGATCATAGAGGAAAAGTGTGAACGAAGGACGCGAAGCTAAGAAGCAGGCAAACCGGCACACTATGACTGGCAGAACCAGGGTGGCTACGCATTACACACGCTCGATTGGTGTTCTGATTTAAGGGTCGCTGAAGGCGACGAATGGCGGGACGCGTATGCCTACGGAAAATCGATCAAGCAGAAATCAGCTTGTGGAACTGCAACCGATCGACGCGATCACCGCAATCGATCGCCTCGCTAGATCGGATCCGGAAAGGGTTGCGCTGAGGTACGGCGCAGACAAACTTACCTACAAAGCGCTGCGACTAAGATCGGATGCCCTCGCAAAGACGTTACGAGAGCGGGGCGCTCACGGCTTAGTCGTTGGCTATTGGGGTGAGCGGGACCTCGACTGGGCGACGGCGGTAGTCGCAATATTGAAAGCTGGATCAACGTACCTGCCGCTCGATCCATCGTTACCGGCTTCGCGAACATCATTCATGATCGAGCAGAGTCGCTGCGCGCTGATTATGGGCCCAGATCAGCTGGATTCGCTCAGCAAATTGCAGGCGAGCAGCAAAGGCACGACGCAATTCATAGCGATAGAGGCGGCGCTGCGCGAGGGCCAGACTTCGCCTGTTGGGCCACCATCGTGCGAGGATGGTCTCGCCTACATCCTGTTTACGTCGGGTTCGACGGGCCAGCCTAAGGGCGCAATGATCGAACGCGCAGCCCTAAACAATCATTTGGTGGCAAAGATTGATGCCCTAACCCTCACTCGGACGGATTGCATCGCGCAGACGGCATCGCACTGCTTTGACATCTCGCTGTGGCAGCTTCTGGCAGGGCTTTGCGTCGGAGCCTCGATCGCGATCATTGATGATGCGACACTGAAATCGCCAGTATCCCTTCTCAAAGCAATTCAGGGATACGGCGTGACCGTTGTTCAATTCGTTCCGTCGATGCTTGCAATATTTGTTGAATATCTGCAGTCGCTTGCGGCGGCTGAGCGAGCTCTGGACAGTTTGCGGATTATTTCAACGGTCGGAGAACATCTAACACCCGGACTGGCGCGTGCGTGGCTGGCCTTATATCCCCGGGTCCCCATTCTCAACCACTACGGGCCGACCGAGTGCGCGGATGGCGTTACGCATCATCTGGTTTCCGCAGCGCCTGCACTGGCTGACTCCTATGTGCCGATCGGCAAACAGATTTCTAACCTTATGGTTTATGTCGCCGACGGACCGAGGCTGTGCAACACGGGAGAGGTCGGCGAAATCTGTGTTAGCGGCGTTGGTGTGGCCGCTGGTTACGTCAATGATGATGTTCGCACCAAGGATGCCTTTGGGCCAAACCCGTTCTCAAACAACTCGTTGTTCCAGCGCCTATACAGGACAGGTGATCTCGGGCTTGTTCGTTCCGATGGTCTTTTGGAATGTCTTGGTCGACGCGACCGTCAGGTCAAAATCCGCGGGCACAGAATTGAGCTGGGAGAAATCGAGGCCCGCCTCGCCGCTCATCATTTGGTACGTGGCGCTGTCGCGGTTGCGTCCGTCTGCGCAGGCGTAAAGCTTATGGCGAGAGATATAACCAGGGCCGAGGGGGAAACTGGATCAAGACGACTCATCGCGTATGTGTCAGCTCCGGCTGAAGCAACGGAAGGCGAGCTTCAGAACTTTCTTGCCGAAGCGCTTCCCACCTACATGCTCCCAGAAAGGATCATCCACCTCGCCAGTATTCCACTGACCAGAAACGGAAAGGTCGATTTTGGAGCATTGCCGGACCCGAACAGTATTCGCCCTCTATTGGCGACGCCATTCGAGGAGCCGAAAACAGAGCTCGAAGCCCAGCTGCGTCAAATTTGGTGCGGCGTTCTGCGTATTGATAACATTGGCGTGAATGACCAGTTCATGAGTCTCGGCGGAGACTCCCTGCGGGCAATGCTCATATTGGGCCAGTTGCAGACCAAGCTCGGAGTGAGAGCGGATTTCAGGCTGGTCCTGAATGGAACGATCCGGTCTCTTGCGGCTTCGATCTCGGCCCGAGCCAACTCCAAACCGTTCGCAGCCCCGACGCACGGAAAGCTTACGCGATCGCCTCTGACGCGAGTTCAGGAGCACCTATGGTTTCTCTCGCAACTCGATCCGTCTGCCAGGAACTACATCATTCAAGGCGGCCTGCGGGTAAGGGGCATGATCGATTTGGCGGCGTTCAATCGTGCCTGGACTGATGTCGTTCATTCCCATCAGGCACTTTCGGCACGCTTTATCGACGAGGACGGTCCGGTTCAGCTTTTTGATGCTCCGCAAGACGCAAGTCTTGAATTGGCTGATGCATCTCATCTCACGGCGCAGGAAGCTGAGGAGCTGATTGCAGAGTTACGGCGAACAGAGCTGAACGGCAGCTTTGACCTAAGCCAAGGCCATTTGTTTCGCGCGCGCATGATCCGTATTGGCCCTGACAACCATCTCATACTGATCACCGCTCATGAAATTGTCATCGATGCCTGGTCGATCTCTGTTCTACTCAGGGACCTTCGCCAAAGGTACGTAGATGCCGAGGCTTTTTTGCCGGAAAACCGCACCTCACTCTCGACCTACGCGGTCTGGGAAACACGACACGTTACTGCAGAGGCGCTGGTCAACCAACGTAGCTATTGGCGTCGTCAGATTGGCAATGATCCGCCGGTGCTTTCGCTTGGAACGGGACTAGCGCGGCCGCAGACAAATTCTTACCGCGGCGCTTCGCATGCGGTTCTGCTTGGCAGCCAGCTCTCCAATCAAGTACGCGAGTTTGCGCGCCGAAATAGGTGCACCACGTCGACAACGCTCCTCGCCTGCTTCAAGCTGCTGCTGCGGGCGTATAGCGGTCAGGACGATATTATCGTTGGCATACCGCACGTCGTACGGGATCAACCTGGCAGCGCCGAAATTGTTGGCTTTTTCCTGAATATGCTGCCAATCCGCACCGCGATCAATGTCGGCGAGTCCTTTGCGGTTCATGCTTTGCGCATCCAGGGCCTGGTCAGCGATGCCATCGCGAATTCGGCCTATCCGTTCGGCTGGATGGTAAGGGATACCCGGCTATATCGCGAAGCGGGACAATCACCGATCTTCCAGGTCATGTTCAACATGTACTCCGAGGCCCCGGAGCCACTTGGCCAACATGAGTTGGATCTCACATTCCGCGAATATGAGACCGGCTATGTTAAGTTCGATCTGACCTTGTATGCACAAGATCAGGGCGATGAAATTGCCCTCCAGCTCGCGTATGCGGAGGACATATTTTCCAGCGATCTGATTATCCGCATCGCCGACAATCTGCGCTGTCTAATTGCAGCCTGCGTTGAGAAGCCGCTTGCGCCCATTAAAGATCTGAACTGCCTCAGCGCGTCAGACGTCACCATGCTCGATTCGCTGAATAGCTCGGCGCAGCCATATGAGACTGAATGTCCGCTTATCGAAGCGTTTGAGCAAATCAGCGTCTCAAATCCCAGCCAGGTGGCATATTTTGGTGATTTCGGTGAGATCACATTCGACCAGCTGCGTGAGCGCGTAACAGCTATCAGGTCAGTACTGCGTGCTTCTGACGTGGGGGCTGGCGATATTGTCGCCATGCTGGTCGACCGGTCGCCTGACGTGGCCGCTGTTATTCTTGCGGCACGAGCCTTACAATCCATTGTTGTCGCTATATCGCCGGATTATCCGCGTGATCGGATCGAACATATCTTGCGAGATAGTCAGGCAAAGCTTTTGGTTCACGCAAATACCTCGGATCTTGGTTTTGACGTGCCGTCGATTTGTCTATTGACCCTTGAAGGGTGCGGCGCGCCCGCGCACGATCTTAAGTGCAGCGACAAATCATCAGACCGGGGAATTGCGAGCCTTATATACACATCGTCCTCAACCGGGAAGGCGAAGGGGGTTCTTATACCGGAATCGGCAATTCTCAACCGACTGAACTGGATGTGGCGACGCTTTCCCTTCGACCGTACCGACGTGATGGTTGTCCAGAAGTCCGCATCACTTGTTGCGTCGGCATGGGAGTACTTTGGGGGGCTTCTGAGAGGTGTGCCCGCGCTGATCTTGACCCAAGAGCAGTTGCTGGACCCAGATTTGTTGTTGTGCACGTTGGCGAGACGTCGCGTGACACACTTATTTGCCTCGCCGCCACTCCTATCCGGCCTCATTGCTTCCCAAGAACGGCACGCGCGACCGACCGCCTTGCGGTTGGTCACAAGCAGCGCCGAACCGATGCCTCCCTCGCTCCCGGTTCGCTGGCGTGCGTATTTCCCGGACGTGCCGTTGTGGAACTTCTATGGTGCTACGGAATGCGCATCCAATGCAGCGGTCTATGAAACATCGCATGCCTACGACGGCTCGCCGCTCGTCCCCATTGGGCGCCCAATCGACAACGTCAAACTCTACGTGCTCGATGCACAGTTGAAGAGAGTCCCTGTCGGTGCCACCGGTGAACTCTGCATCGCGGGACGCTGCGTGAGCGCTGGGTACTGGCGGGATCAAGATCGGACCAACCGCTGTTTCGTGCCGAATCCGCATGATGACGGCCAATACAGCGTTCTTTATCGTAGTGGCGATATCGCACGCATCTCAACCAGCGGCCTTCTCGAGATTTACGGCCGATCGGACAACCAGGTCAAAGTACGGGGCTTTCGCATCGAGCTGGAGGAGATCGAAACGGCCCTTGAGTCTCATCCGGCAATCGCAAAAGCGGCGGTCGTCGCAGAAGGCGCGGATGACCATCGTCGCTTGGCTGCTACCTTGGTTCCGGCTCGCGATGGTCTAAGCTCTGGAGATATTGTCACTCACCTGCGCCATATACTGCCGTCCTACATGATTCCCGCCGCCTTCCGTTTGGTTGATACTATCCCCCTTACGGCGAGCGGAAAGATAGATCGTGCTCGCCTGTCGTCATTTCCTTACCGCGAGGTCGGGCCTGTTCCATCTGCTGAGCCACGCACGAGGAAGGAGCGCATTCTTGCTGGAATCTGGCAAGATCTATTACGCGCCAAGTGGGTCGGAATCGATCAGAGCTTCTTTGATATCGGCGGAGACTCTCTTCTAAGCGTGCGCTGCGTCACGCTGGCGCGCAAAGCCGGACTGAATCTTAGTGTCGACCAAATCTATCGAACACCGACCATCAGGGAATTGGCGGCAGACGGAGCGGCGGTTACACTCCATACCTTCCCTTCCGCGGATGCCTCATTGCCAGTTATCCCGGCAATCGCATCTTGGAACCGTCTTGTCGGCTTCGATGAGCATTTCAACATCGGCGATCTGTTCTTCTTGCCCAGCGGCATTCTGAATATCCGAATCCTGGAGCGAGCCCTTGCCTGTGTCATGGATAGGCACGAAGGCCTCAGACTCCGTGTTGCCCGAACCGACGATGGTTTACGTCTGACAATCGGACCTTCCGTGGCCGAACGCCTCGTGGAGGAGATCGATCTTGTCGGAATGGCCGGCCTACAGCAGCGTAAGGCAATCGAGAGCGTCTCAGCAAGACGTCAACATATGTTTCGGTTTGACGGCCATACGCCTCTTGTTAACGTCACGGTGTTCCGCACATCGGAAAGCGGCGATTACTATCTGCTGGTCCTGATGCATCATTTTGTAGCGGACGGGATAGGCTATCGACTGTTTCTGGAAGCGTTGGATGCGGCGTACAACGCCCTTGCCTCAGGTCACACCGTGAGTGGTCCTGAGAACATACAAATGCTCTCTCCATGGTTGAAGCGCCTTGAACGCTACGCAGC encodes the following:
- a CDS encoding non-ribosomal peptide synthetase is translated as MPTENRSSRNQLVELQPIDAITAIDRLARSDPERVALRYGADKLTYKALRLRSDALAKTLRERGAHGLVVGYWGERDLDWATAVVAILKAGSTYLPLDPSLPASRTSFMIEQSRCALIMGPDQLDSLSKLQASSKGTTQFIAIEAALREGQTSPVGPPSCEDGLAYILFTSGSTGQPKGAMIERAALNNHLVAKIDALTLTRTDCIAQTASHCFDISLWQLLAGLCVGASIAIIDDATLKSPVSLLKAIQGYGVTVVQFVPSMLAIFVEYLQSLAAAERALDSLRIISTVGEHLTPGLARAWLALYPRVPILNHYGPTECADGVTHHLVSAAPALADSYVPIGKQISNLMVYVADGPRLCNTGEVGEICVSGVGVAAGYVNDDVRTKDAFGPNPFSNNSLFQRLYRTGDLGLVRSDGLLECLGRRDRQVKIRGHRIELGEIEARLAAHHLVRGAVAVASVCAGVKLMARDITRAEGETGSRRLIAYVSAPAEATEGELQNFLAEALPTYMLPERIIHLASIPLTRNGKVDFGALPDPNSIRPLLATPFEEPKTELEAQLRQIWCGVLRIDNIGVNDQFMSLGGDSLRAMLILGQLQTKLGVRADFRLVLNGTIRSLAASISARANSKPFAAPTHGKLTRSPLTRVQEHLWFLSQLDPSARNYIIQGGLRVRGMIDLAAFNRAWTDVVHSHQALSARFIDEDGPVQLFDAPQDASLELADASHLTAQEAEELIAELRRTELNGSFDLSQGHLFRARMIRIGPDNHLILITAHEIVIDAWSISVLLRDLRQRYVDAEAFLPENRTSLSTYAVWETRHVTAEALVNQRSYWRRQIGNDPPVLSLGTGLARPQTNSYRGASHAVLLGSQLSNQVREFARRNRCTTSTTLLACFKLLLRAYSGQDDIIVGIPHVVRDQPGSAEIVGFFLNMLPIRTAINVGESFAVHALRIQGLVSDAIANSAYPFGWMVRDTRLYREAGQSPIFQVMFNMYSEAPEPLGQHELDLTFREYETGYVKFDLTLYAQDQGDEIALQLAYAEDIFSSDLIIRIADNLRCLIAACVEKPLAPIKDLNCLSASDVTMLDSLNSSAQPYETECPLIEAFEQISVSNPSQVAYFGDFGEITFDQLRERVTAIRSVLRASDVGAGDIVAMLVDRSPDVAAVILAARALQSIVVAISPDYPRDRIEHILRDSQAKLLVHANTSDLGFDVPSICLLTLEGCGAPAHDLKCSDKSSDRGIASLIYTSSSTGKAKGVLIPESAILNRLNWMWRRFPFDRTDVMVVQKSASLVASAWEYFGGLLRGVPALILTQEQLLDPDLLLCTLARRRVTHLFASPPLLSGLIASQERHARPTALRLVTSSAEPMPPSLPVRWRAYFPDVPLWNFYGATECASNAAVYETSHAYDGSPLVPIGRPIDNVKLYVLDAQLKRVPVGATGELCIAGRCVSAGYWRDQDRTNRCFVPNPHDDGQYSVLYRSGDIARISTSGLLEIYGRSDNQVKVRGFRIELEEIETALESHPAIAKAAVVAEGADDHRRLAATLVPARDGLSSGDIVTHLRHILPSYMIPAAFRLVDTIPLTASGKIDRARLSSFPYREVGPVPSAEPRTRKERILAGIWQDLLRAKWVGIDQSFFDIGGDSLLSVRCVTLARKAGLNLSVDQIYRTPTIRELAADGAAVTLHTFPSADASLPVIPAIASWNRLVGFDEHFNIGDLFFLPSGILNIRILERALACVMDRHEGLRLRVARTDDGLRLTIGPSVAERLVEEIDLVGMAGLQQRKAIESVSARRQHMFRFDGHTPLVNVTVFRTSESGDYYLLVLMHHFVADGIGYRLFLEALDAAYNALASGHTVSGPENIQMLSPWLKRLERYAASEAPAELKFWERIDYHQFIFHVSDTSSGGASFSNLTARELHSARLEGRIEDAKFRSLWEDQAKYHFEIDKKATSDLLNITAGSADCQDVDVFLAAISGAFGRVFGNYSLWIDSLISTRGPLFNDFDPSQIIGFISELVPLPLSLTGREPRLDRARSIYRQRNVLPRRGIGFRAMKFLNRDPAVRSRIDRLPLPRIGLNYRAGLQRHFPRRLLANEPSPIWIGNDMDEAAAIHLFWFDVGYQAGHLQIETRYNPAEVRYEVTRNLCTVLQQELLQTISEFGRARHTIIHE
- the speD gene encoding adenosylmethionine decarboxylase — its product is MEFLMTNDNEKETPPAVSTGATHMLIELWGAKNLDDAAIAEDAIRKATRAARATLLHLHVHKFCPGHGVSAIALLAESHITLHTWPERSYAAADVFACGNSDPASAVPVLVEAFQPEQSDVRSFRRGVSIKPTR